DNA sequence from the Vicia villosa cultivar HV-30 ecotype Madison, WI linkage group LG3, Vvil1.0, whole genome shotgun sequence genome:
GTGAAGAACAGGTACAACCTCTCTCAAGCACAGAGCACGTCATTCCGACCTCCAGTCAACTTTCTAGCGTCAGATGTAATCGGATAGTGATCCACAAGAAACGCCAGATTAAGCAGAAGCGGTTTTAAATGCCTAAGTTATATAAAGTTATGCATGGGCTGGGATCAAGATATTTTACTCATTGTTTCACTCAAACTACTTCTCATTTATTCATTGACTTGAGCATTGAAGTGTTAACATTGCATATCTTTCCTAATCTCCTAATCTGTTATGTCAAAAGCTCATTCCACCTCACTTGAACTCATTCTATCATCAGCTATTTTTTATGCTTGAGTAAAAAAGTGGATATAATTATGCGTGATGCATTTTAGTGGAATAAGGTATATGACAATTTTTTTTTGGGATGAGTACGTTTAGTAGAATAAACAATTTAACTAACATGAGTAAatactttttttgtttgttttaacaatcgtataaaaaatatcaaaaacaaattgctcaattaaatgcCCTATAAAAATTCTTGTTAATTGAAATGAAAATCCACAAGTTAACTTGATTATAGTTGAACTTTATTGAAAAGAGGTTGAAACTGTTGAACTATGATAGACTTGTAGTTTGTTCaacttatttcatttaaaattcctTTTTATCTATTTAATCATCATACTATTTAACTAGTTAATTTGATTGAAATAATTAACTTATAATgttatactaaaaaaaattaaatataaatcatGATGTTTTATCAAAAActagttatttatttttaattcagttCTATTTATTCAAGTCTTAACTGATCTAGACTCTTTACTGCAGAAGATTTGCATCGTAACTGATAGACTATAATCTCAAAAAACAGAATCCTACAACCACCGATTGTTGTGTGTATAGCTGAATGTTGTTGTGTGTATAGCTGCTGCATGTATTCTGTGAGAAAGGGATATCGAAGGCTCCTCTTTAATGCTAGCTTGATACATTGGTGCTCCAGATACAATGAAATTTCTCCTTTGGGTTCAACAATTACTATCTACAAGGCTATTATGTAAATGGGGACCTAAAAATAAGATAAAGAAACAGAGCTAAGCTTATTGATTTGTGTTTAAAACGAGTTTGATCTGAAAGTTATATTAAATTTTAGCCAacagaaaaattatttttatcactTCTACTAAAACCTAAATTTGAACACGAACAATGCTACATCAAACATGCATGGCAATATCTGTTTGACGTGCTTTTCTAATTTAAACTATTCCATATTACACATGGCTCTGTCCATTGCTACAGTAAATTTGTTATAATCTGAAAACTTAACACAACATCAGAGAGCATAGCAGCACTTGTGTATACATAAAACTGGTAACAGTTTTGAATATAAATCAGGTCCATGCAATTGATTCAAAGTAGGCAGACAAGTATAGGAAACTCAAAATATATCCATGAGTTACTGCATCAAGGTCCAGCTGCCTCGACCATCTCTTGCTCCACGGTGCTAGGGGTAACCGGGTTGTAATGGTAGTGAAGTTCACCAACATCATCACCAGACAATTTCTTCCATCCAGTTGGTCCCACATAGTAAActaaaatcatataaataaataaacaagttagCGATTGTTAAGTTAATTACATGCCTTACAAATTTAAGGCAATAAAACATGCATATATGTAGCTGCGGCAAAAAGGCTGACCTGGTTAAAGGTAACTACAATAATAACATTTCATGTAACGAAGTAGTTTAgaacaaaatttcattttaacAAGCTAGTTTAGAAACCAAGAACTATCTGCAAGTGGTATGCGAGTTGAAACCTGCTACTGTTTATCTCTATCTTATTAAAAGTGCTAAAATACTTTCTTAAACTCTCTCAGTAGTATGCTTACTAGCAAGTAACACCTAAGGGAGTACATTAACAAATCTAAAGATATCTTGTCAATGTTCTCCTGCTAAAAATACATGGGAGTATGTCTGCAATTTCTTATCTATATGTGTGAGACAGCAACAAAATGTCGTAAGCATATAGATATAGCTTGTCAATAAGGAAGAAAGATAAAATACCGCTAGCAACTCCACCACTAGCTCCATCACGAAATGTTGCGTGATAAATTGCTCTTCGAGCCAGTTCAGAAGCTTCCTCAACTGACATGTCATATTTGTACCTAGTATGACAGAAGTTTTTTGTTAACAAGATTTGGCAAAAGAATAGATGATAATTAAATAGGAAGTTTAGCTAACCCGCTGTCCAATACACCATAAGCATATGGAGAACCAGATCCAACTGAGAACCTAGTGCCTTTAAGTCTTCCACcttcactatcaacataatatagACCAGGACCCTAAAAAGATATTGATCATTGTAAGTCAAAATAGGACTGTTTGAGCAAAATCCATTTATTGGTTTAATGTGGGAATTACCGTTTCATCCCATCCAGCAATCATGGTACCGACAGATAATCCCATTCCACGATAAGAGTATAAAATATTTGCAAGCAACTTAGAGGCTCCTGTTACTGAAATTCTTCTTTTATTTGCCAACTCGTGCAAGCGACACTGCAGAGAAAAGAGGAGAAGCAAcccataaaaacaaaaacaaatataaatcaaacaaatGAAAAGCTGACACttaagtgttgatcaggataaaAATACTCTGCACTAGTTATGGCAAGAACCGTCTCAATTAAGGATCAGTTTGGCCAAAACAGACTCACAATAATGGGTCAATCTGAATCGAATACCAGTTAACCATGAGGGAGTGGATTTCAATATGAAGCCTAATAAATTCAAATTATACCCATCCCAAAACCAATAGCAATGAAATAAGATCCAAGCCTGAGTATATCAAGTCTAAAGGATGTTCAAGGAAAAGTAATTGAAAGCATCCACATTATTGTAGCATAAGAGTGAGTTACAGTGGCCTCCCTTGAGGTTTGCCAAATATACATAAACATTGGTGCTAATGAATTATCAGTTGGAGTTAACCTTGAAATATTAAAACATGCTGgtcatatgcattcattataaATTAGAATAGAATATGAAATGATATAGGGCAGCCACTGG
Encoded proteins:
- the LOC131662068 gene encoding proteasome subunit beta type-5-like; this translates as MKLDTTGLQSFPSLISHGNDVAGEITAPPSFELPNSNDFDGFLKEAIQMVKPAKGTTTLAFIFKEGVMVAADSRASMGGYISSQSVKKIIEINPYMLGTMAGGAADCQFWHRNLGIKCRLHELANKRRISVTGASKLLANILYSYRGMGLSVGTMIAGWDETGPGLYYVDSEGGRLKGTRFSVGSGSPYAYGVLDSGYKYDMSVEEASELARRAIYHATFRDGASGGVASVYYVGPTGWKKLSGDDVGELHYHYNPVTPSTVEQEMVEAAGP